In the genome of Rhodoflexus caldus, one region contains:
- a CDS encoding FKBP-type peptidyl-prolyl cis-trans isomerase, translating to MQNIVRFTLFLGLVIILGACKKQSTLNAEAQREREARIITDWLAENRITNFQRTASGLVYIPQIVGVGERARSGDSVTVHYTGNVLYGKVFDSSRFRNQPFGVRIGRTQVIAGWTEGLQLMRAGERGTLIIPSNLAYGSRSLGEIPPNAILQFDIEVLNLTRQQ from the coding sequence ATGCAAAACATTGTTCGTTTCACACTCTTTCTGGGATTGGTTATCATTCTGGGCGCATGTAAGAAGCAAAGTACACTGAATGCAGAGGCACAGCGCGAGCGGGAGGCACGCATTATTACTGACTGGCTGGCAGAAAACAGAATTACCAATTTTCAGCGCACGGCTTCCGGTTTGGTTTACATTCCGCAGATTGTAGGTGTGGGTGAAAGAGCACGCTCCGGCGATTCTGTTACGGTGCATTATACCGGCAACGTACTTTACGGCAAAGTATTTGACAGCAGCCGTTTCCGCAATCAGCCTTTTGGTGTGCGCATTGGGCGCACGCAAGTAATTGCAGGTTGGACGGAAGGTTTGCAACTGATGCGTGCAGGCGAGCGCGGCACACTGATTATCCCTTCCAATCTGGCCTATGGTTCGCGCAGTCTGGGAGAAATTCCGCCCAATGCCATTTTGCAATTTGATATTGAGGTACTTAACCTAACGCGTCAGCAATGA
- a CDS encoding oligosaccharide flippase family protein gives MAQITIALGLLKKLGSQTAIYGISSIVGRAVNSVLMVPFHTAVFTDPGEYGINSVFYAYAAFFNVVYTFGMETAFFRFATRERQQLQSYFNQSVTAVAAVAFLGSGLLWLFADEAAALIQYPDLGLYVRLFALLFAIDALVAIPFARLRLEGRPVLFASLKLGSIFLYVGLNFFFLYVCRKAAAGESFLFMQDFAQLIFKPEYAVGYIFLANLIANAAQLPAFAFVFKGFRLQWQWQTLKPMLRYAYPLLFMGLAGIVNEVIDRQMLKWLLPEGFYAGITTDGAIGIYSACFKFGVFITLAVQAFRYAAEPFFFAQAADKNSPELFARVMHYFILACLLMYVGIGANIDWVQYLLLGSAAYREGLAVVPVLLLANCLLGVYYNLTVWFKITDRTYYGTWFAILGAAVTVAGNYLLIPLMGYMGAALMHLICYAAMSAACLYYGQKFYPIPYRWKPALLYTAAGTAVVYSVQAIDLQSFVMNQLLNIALSAAFTGLIFIREIRPLMNRGKAVSEKNL, from the coding sequence TTGGCTCAAATTACAATTGCATTGGGACTTCTGAAAAAACTCGGTTCTCAAACCGCTATTTACGGCATCAGCAGCATCGTCGGGCGGGCGGTGAACAGCGTACTGATGGTGCCTTTCCATACCGCCGTTTTCACCGACCCGGGCGAATACGGTATCAATTCGGTTTTTTATGCCTATGCCGCATTTTTTAATGTCGTTTATACGTTCGGCATGGAAACCGCTTTTTTTCGCTTTGCTACTCGCGAACGGCAGCAGTTGCAAAGCTATTTCAACCAATCGGTTACGGCGGTTGCAGCGGTTGCTTTCCTCGGTTCGGGGCTGCTTTGGCTTTTTGCCGACGAAGCGGCAGCACTGATTCAGTACCCCGATTTGGGGCTGTACGTGCGCCTTTTCGCCCTGCTTTTTGCCATTGATGCGCTGGTAGCCATTCCCTTTGCCCGCTTGCGGTTAGAAGGTCGCCCCGTACTGTTTGCCTCGCTCAAATTGGGCAGTATTTTCCTCTACGTGGGGCTGAACTTTTTCTTCCTCTACGTTTGCCGCAAGGCTGCCGCAGGGGAAAGTTTCCTGTTCATGCAAGATTTTGCGCAATTGATTTTTAAACCCGAATACGCGGTGGGCTACATCTTCCTTGCCAACCTGATTGCCAATGCGGCGCAGTTGCCAGCTTTTGCTTTCGTATTCAAAGGTTTTCGCCTGCAATGGCAGTGGCAAACTTTAAAGCCCATGTTGCGCTATGCCTATCCGCTGCTGTTCATGGGGCTGGCGGGCATCGTAAACGAAGTCATAGACCGACAAATGCTCAAATGGCTGCTGCCCGAAGGCTTCTATGCAGGCATCACTACCGACGGGGCTATCGGCATTTACAGTGCCTGTTTCAAGTTCGGCGTTTTTATTACGCTGGCGGTGCAGGCGTTCCGCTATGCCGCCGAACCGTTCTTTTTCGCACAGGCTGCCGATAAAAACTCGCCTGAACTCTTCGCCCGCGTGATGCACTACTTCATCCTTGCCTGCTTGCTGATGTACGTAGGCATCGGGGCAAATATTGATTGGGTGCAATACCTGTTGCTGGGCAGTGCGGCTTACAGGGAAGGTTTGGCAGTTGTGCCTGTACTTTTGCTGGCCAACTGTCTATTGGGCGTTTACTATAACCTGACGGTTTGGTTCAAAATTACCGACCGCACCTACTACGGCACATGGTTTGCCATTCTGGGGGCTGCCGTTACCGTTGCGGGCAACTACCTGCTCATTCCCCTGATGGGCTACATGGGCGCAGCACTGATGCACCTGATTTGCTATGCCGCGATGAGTGCTGCCTGCCTTTACTACGGGCAAAAGTTTTACCCCATTCCCTACCGTTGGAAACCTGCCCTACTCTACACCGCCGCAGGAACAGCAGTTGTTTACAGTGTACAAGCAATTGATTTACAAAGTTTTGTCATGAATCAATTGCTTAACATCGCACTCTCGGCAGCCTTCACAGGTCTGATTTTCATACGTGAAATTCGTCCGCTGATGAATCGTGGGAAGGCAGTCTCTGAAAAAAATCTGTAA
- the recQ gene encoding DNA helicase RecQ, producing MVQTEQLQDELRSALKEVFGYSQFRGNQEAIIRNLMSGKNTFVIMPTGAGKSLCYQLPAIVMPGTAIVISPLIALMKNQVDQLNAFGVNAQFLNSTLTKSELNRVKKETLNGQVKLLYVAPESLTKDDNIAFLKDAKISFVAVDEAHCISEWGHDFRPEYRRIKTIVDQIGNFPIIALTATATPKVQADIQKNLHMEEADIFKSSFNRTNLHYEVRPKIDAQKQLIRFIKNHKGKSGIVYCLSRKKVEEIAELLTVNDIKALPYHAGLDADVRIKNQDAFLNEDVDVVVATIAFGMGIDKPDVRFVVHYDTPKSLEGYYQETGRAGRDGLEGFCLMFYSPEDITKLEKFNKDKSVTERENAKLLLSEMAAYAESSVCRRRQLLHYFGEVYNDNLCKEGGGCDNCNLPKEKSFEAKEWLLLLLQTVHETGQRFGADHLINILRGTTEQYVLSYGHEKLPVFKKGEALTEQEWKSIIRQAMLYGYLDKDLENLLSFKISEKGYAFMERPTPVTFTKDHDYTGAETELIADDSENAAHGGAYDETLYEMLRNLRRKVARQKNLPPYVIFQEPSLEEMATTYPTTIQELAQVNGVGLSKAQKFGKPFVDMIANYVAENDITTAADVVVKSTVNKSKTKIFIIQQIDRKVDLEEIAEAKNLSLAEVIEEIEHICYSGTKLNLDYYIDQMLEEDAQEAIYDYFLHAETDNIKVALQALDDEFTEEELRLMRIKFLSELAM from the coding sequence ATGGTGCAGACAGAACAATTACAAGACGAACTTAGAAGCGCCCTTAAAGAGGTATTCGGGTACAGCCAGTTCAGGGGTAATCAGGAAGCCATCATCCGCAACCTGATGAGTGGCAAAAACACCTTTGTGATTATGCCCACAGGTGCGGGCAAATCGCTGTGCTACCAACTGCCGGCCATTGTGATGCCCGGCACCGCCATCGTTATTTCACCACTGATAGCCCTGATGAAAAATCAGGTAGACCAGCTCAATGCCTTTGGAGTCAATGCACAGTTCCTCAATTCCACACTGACCAAGTCGGAACTGAACCGGGTAAAGAAAGAAACACTCAACGGGCAGGTCAAACTCCTGTATGTTGCTCCCGAATCGCTCACTAAGGACGATAATATCGCCTTTTTGAAAGACGCAAAAATATCGTTTGTGGCAGTAGATGAGGCGCACTGTATCTCGGAATGGGGGCACGACTTCCGTCCGGAGTACCGCCGCATTAAAACCATCGTAGACCAGATTGGCAACTTCCCCATTATTGCGCTCACTGCCACCGCTACCCCCAAAGTTCAGGCAGACATTCAGAAAAACCTGCACATGGAGGAAGCCGATATTTTCAAGTCTTCTTTCAACCGCACCAACCTGCACTATGAAGTGCGTCCCAAAATAGACGCACAAAAGCAACTGATTCGCTTCATTAAGAACCATAAAGGCAAATCGGGCATTGTGTATTGCCTGAGCCGCAAAAAGGTAGAAGAAATAGCCGAACTGCTGACCGTAAACGACATTAAGGCGCTGCCCTACCATGCAGGATTGGATGCCGACGTGCGCATCAAAAATCAAGATGCCTTTTTGAATGAGGATGTGGACGTGGTAGTGGCAACCATTGCCTTTGGCATGGGTATAGACAAACCCGATGTGCGATTTGTAGTTCACTACGATACGCCCAAGTCACTGGAAGGCTACTATCAGGAAACCGGACGCGCCGGACGCGATGGTTTGGAAGGTTTCTGCCTGATGTTCTACAGCCCCGAAGACATCACCAAATTAGAAAAGTTCAATAAAGACAAAAGCGTAACCGAGCGCGAAAACGCCAAGTTGCTGCTCAGCGAAATGGCTGCCTATGCCGAAAGCTCCGTTTGTCGCCGCAGGCAACTGCTGCACTACTTTGGCGAGGTTTACAACGACAACCTGTGTAAAGAAGGCGGTGGCTGCGACAACTGCAACTTGCCCAAAGAAAAATCGTTTGAAGCCAAAGAATGGTTGTTGCTACTACTGCAAACCGTACATGAAACAGGGCAGCGCTTTGGTGCAGACCATTTGATTAACATCCTTCGCGGCACAACCGAACAATATGTGCTTAGCTACGGACACGAAAAACTGCCCGTATTCAAGAAAGGCGAAGCACTTACCGAACAGGAGTGGAAAAGCATTATCCGTCAGGCAATGCTCTACGGCTATTTAGACAAAGACTTAGAGAATCTCCTCAGCTTCAAAATCAGCGAAAAGGGCTATGCCTTCATGGAGCGCCCCACACCGGTAACTTTCACCAAAGACCACGACTACACCGGCGCAGAAACAGAACTGATTGCCGATGATTCGGAAAATGCCGCACACGGTGGTGCGTATGACGAAACCCTCTACGAAATGCTGCGCAACCTGCGCAGAAAGGTAGCCAGACAGAAAAATCTGCCGCCCTATGTCATTTTTCAAGAGCCTTCGCTGGAAGAAATGGCAACTACCTACCCCACTACTATCCAAGAACTGGCACAGGTAAACGGCGTAGGATTAAGCAAAGCGCAGAAATTCGGCAAGCCGTTCGTAGACATGATTGCCAACTACGTAGCGGAAAACGATATTACAACCGCCGCCGATGTGGTTGTCAAATCAACGGTGAATAAGTCCAAAACCAAGATTTTCATCATCCAGCAAATAGACCGTAAGGTAGATTTGGAAGAAATTGCGGAAGCCAAAAATCTCAGCCTTGCCGAGGTGATAGAGGAAATAGAACACATCTGCTACTCGGGAACTAAACTCAATTTGGACTACTATATAGACCAAATGCTGGAAGAGGATGCCCAAGAAGCTATTTATGACTACTTCCTCCATGCTGAAACCGACAACATCAAGGTGGCACTACAAGCGCTTGACGATGAATTTACCGAAGAGGAACTGCGCCTAATGCGAATCAAATTCTTATCGGAGTTAGCGATGTAG
- a CDS encoding DUF2911 domain-containing protein yields the protein MILFFAACSSQENKREPKVISFKIENKDPIANPYEKDTIKGSPQREASGRIGETVVAVRYHSPAVRGRIIWGGLVPYHQVWVTGAHNATAINFERAMKINGQLVKAGTYAIFTIPAPDEWTVILNERWNQHLTDEYKTEEDVLRFKVKPTVMPDTIQRLTYEVKPLAPGKGEVAVKWETLRIAFPIEEAR from the coding sequence TTGATACTCTTTTTTGCGGCTTGCAGTTCGCAGGAAAACAAGCGCGAACCCAAGGTCATTTCCTTCAAGATAGAAAACAAAGACCCAATAGCAAACCCTTACGAAAAAGATACCATCAAAGGCAGCCCGCAACGCGAAGCATCGGGGCGAATTGGTGAAACAGTCGTAGCCGTTCGCTATCATTCGCCTGCCGTTCGGGGGCGCATCATCTGGGGCGGACTTGTGCCGTACCATCAGGTTTGGGTAACGGGGGCGCACAATGCCACGGCCATTAACTTTGAACGTGCCATGAAAATCAACGGGCAGTTGGTAAAAGCAGGCACTTATGCCATTTTCACTATCCCCGCACCCGACGAATGGACAGTGATTCTCAACGAGCGTTGGAATCAGCACCTGACCGATGAGTACAAAACCGAGGAAGACGTGCTTCGCTTCAAAGTCAAGCCAACTGTTATGCCCGATACCATCCAGCGGCTAACTTATGAAGTAAAACCCCTTGCACCCGGTAAGGGTGAGGTAGCCGTCAAATGGGAAACGCTGCGCATTGCCTTCCCGATTGAAGAAGCGCGATAG
- the rdgB gene encoding RdgB/HAM1 family non-canonical purine NTP pyrophosphatase, with amino-acid sequence MIQELCFATRNAHKREEIAAQLGGNFRLLTLDEIGCTEEIPEPEATIEGNAAYKARYVWEHYRIPCFADDSGLEVAALNGAPGVHSAYYAGASRDFKANYELVLQQLQGITDRRAQFKTVIALVQSDGSLHTFTGIITGNITDAPRGSNGFGYDPIFQPDGYHLTFGEMPVALKTQISHRARAMQQLLDFLKQ; translated from the coding sequence ATGATACAAGAGCTTTGCTTTGCCACGCGCAACGCACATAAACGCGAAGAAATTGCCGCTCAATTAGGCGGCAATTTTCGCTTATTGACACTGGACGAAATCGGTTGCACCGAAGAAATCCCCGAACCGGAAGCAACCATTGAAGGAAACGCCGCCTACAAAGCCCGCTACGTATGGGAACATTACCGCATCCCCTGCTTTGCCGACGACAGCGGCTTGGAAGTAGCAGCACTGAACGGCGCACCGGGCGTACATTCGGCCTATTATGCGGGGGCTTCGCGCGATTTTAAAGCCAACTACGAATTGGTACTGCAACAACTGCAAGGCATCACCGACCGCCGGGCGCAGTTCAAAACCGTTATTGCTCTTGTGCAGTCCGATGGCAGCCTGCACACCTTTACGGGCATCATTACGGGCAACATCACCGATGCGCCGCGGGGCAGCAACGGCTTCGGCTATGACCCCATCTTCCAACCCGACGGCTACCACCTAACCTTCGGTGAAATGCCCGTCGCCCTGAAAACGCAAATCAGCCACCGCGCCCGCGCCATGCAGCAATTGCTGGATTTTCTGAAACAATAG
- a CDS encoding segregation and condensation protein A, which produces MQPVQSDTFSIRLPLFEGPFDLLLFFIERDELDIYDIPIAKITADFLDYLHQLEQINMDVAGDFMVVAATLMRIKAKMLLPRPELDEKGQEIDPREELVRHLLEYKKYKSVVGEFAQREEERLAMEPRGNLAAELLEIAESQGVEAELQNIDLYKLLRVYEKVMRRFTLEQQKPVHRIVPYPYTVEGQKEVVRLWIKEARYLTFTELIERQPQKVVVIFNFLAILELLQAGEIGIRLGEGYNDFMIINPEPERVV; this is translated from the coding sequence TTGCAACCTGTCCAAAGCGATACTTTCTCTATCCGATTGCCCCTTTTTGAAGGGCCGTTTGACCTGCTTTTGTTTTTCATAGAGCGGGATGAGTTGGATATTTACGATATCCCGATAGCCAAAATTACGGCAGACTTTCTGGACTATCTGCACCAATTAGAGCAGATTAACATGGATGTGGCAGGCGATTTTATGGTAGTAGCCGCTACGCTGATGCGCATCAAGGCCAAAATGCTGTTGCCGCGCCCCGAGCTCGACGAAAAAGGGCAGGAAATAGACCCTCGCGAGGAACTCGTCCGCCACCTGTTGGAATACAAAAAGTACAAGTCGGTTGTCGGCGAGTTCGCACAACGCGAAGAAGAACGCTTGGCCATGGAACCGCGCGGCAACCTTGCCGCCGAGTTGCTGGAAATTGCCGAATCGCAGGGCGTAGAAGCCGAACTACAAAACATAGACCTATACAAACTGCTGCGCGTTTATGAAAAAGTAATGCGTCGGTTTACACTGGAACAACAAAAACCCGTACATCGGATTGTGCCTTACCCCTACACGGTGGAAGGGCAAAAAGAAGTGGTGCGATTGTGGATAAAAGAAGCGCGTTATCTTACCTTTACGGAACTGATAGAGCGACAGCCGCAAAAAGTGGTCGTCATTTTTAATTTTTTGGCTATCTTGGAACTGCTCCAAGCCGGAGAAATCGGCATCCGCTTGGGTGAAGGTTACAACGATTTTATGATTATCAACCCCGAACCGGAGCGGGTTGTTTAA
- a CDS encoding capsule assembly Wzi family protein, translating to MMKRLIVSLLLALPAAAMAQSTLVPYNQDYQHLVERYEIKRGKFSENLMLSIKLLERRGVAALADSILKENRFTLNKIDRFNISYLLNDNSEWADSVNDKSKRPVLGTFYKYTPDLYRVDVKDFNLHINPVLHVGMGVATGSENRPFLNTRGAEMRGLIANRVGFYTYLADNIMLFPNYVMDYIGRNNAVPGEGFWKTRTESGVLDNTGVAVLTARGYVSFDILKNIMSFQMGHDKQFYGNGYRSLILSDFAANALFAKFNTRIWKVNYTNSYMQLTADAVGTNRVYPKKYAVFHHLGINITDNLNVGLFESVVYGRRDGYKNDTFDLSYLNPIIFYRWVEQQVGSADNSIIGFDWRWNFLKQFQLYGQFVLDEFKLSEVRAGNGWWGNKNGLQAGIKYIDALGIKNLDLQAEYNAVRPYTYSHFIDESLSNHAHFNQALAHPLGANFREFIGIARYQPIPRLMLTGKMIYAKQGLDGAGENWGSNILLDNTTRQQEYGNKIGQGIATTLLFGDFTASYQLKHNLFIDFKQVIRRLQSDDAARNSNISFTSLAIRLNIAQRLHEF from the coding sequence ATGATGAAACGTCTTATCGTTAGTTTGCTGCTTGCCCTGCCCGCAGCGGCAATGGCACAAAGCACTCTTGTACCTTACAACCAAGACTACCAGCATTTGGTAGAACGCTATGAAATTAAGCGAGGCAAGTTCTCCGAAAACCTGATGCTGTCCATCAAACTGTTGGAGCGGCGCGGCGTGGCAGCCCTTGCCGACAGCATCCTGAAAGAAAACCGATTCACACTCAATAAAATTGACCGATTCAACATTTCCTACTTGCTCAACGACAACTCCGAATGGGCAGATTCGGTCAATGACAAAAGCAAGCGCCCCGTGCTGGGTACTTTTTACAAATACACGCCCGACCTTTACCGCGTAGATGTCAAAGATTTTAACCTACATATCAACCCTGTACTGCATGTAGGTATGGGCGTGGCTACTGGTTCGGAAAATCGTCCTTTTCTTAACACCCGTGGTGCGGAAATGCGCGGATTAATTGCCAATCGCGTAGGTTTTTACACCTATCTGGCCGATAACATCATGTTATTCCCTAATTATGTGATGGACTACATCGGCAGAAACAACGCTGTTCCGGGTGAAGGTTTTTGGAAAACCCGCACCGAATCGGGCGTGCTGGATAATACCGGCGTTGCCGTACTCACTGCCCGCGGCTATGTCAGTTTTGATATCCTGAAAAACATCATGTCGTTCCAAATGGGGCACGACAAGCAATTCTATGGCAACGGATACCGTTCGCTCATTCTTTCCGATTTTGCCGCTAATGCACTGTTCGCCAAATTCAATACACGTATCTGGAAAGTCAATTACACCAATTCCTACATGCAACTTACGGCAGATGCCGTAGGCACTAATCGCGTGTATCCGAAAAAATACGCCGTGTTTCACCATCTGGGCATCAACATCACCGACAACCTGAATGTCGGCCTGTTTGAGTCGGTGGTTTACGGGCGACGCGACGGCTACAAGAACGATACTTTTGACCTCTCCTACCTCAACCCCATCATTTTCTACCGGTGGGTAGAGCAACAGGTCGGCAGTGCGGATAACTCCATCATCGGTTTTGACTGGCGCTGGAATTTCCTGAAACAATTCCAACTCTATGGACAGTTTGTGCTGGATGAGTTTAAACTCTCCGAAGTGCGCGCAGGCAACGGCTGGTGGGGCAATAAAAACGGCTTACAGGCAGGTATCAAATACATTGATGCGCTGGGCATCAAAAATCTGGATTTGCAGGCCGAGTACAACGCTGTGCGTCCTTATACCTACTCTCACTTTATTGATGAATCGCTGTCTAACCATGCCCACTTCAATCAGGCGTTGGCGCATCCGCTGGGGGCTAACTTCCGCGAGTTTATCGGGATTGCTCGTTATCAGCCTATTCCGCGCCTGATGCTTACGGGTAAAATGATATATGCTAAGCAAGGATTGGACGGCGCGGGCGAAAACTGGGGCAGCAATATTCTGTTAGACAATACCACACGCCAACAGGAATACGGCAATAAAATAGGGCAGGGTATCGCTACCACGCTGCTCTTTGGCGATTTTACCGCTTCTTATCAACTCAAACACAACCTGTTTATTGATTTTAAACAAGTGATTCGCCGCCTGCAAAGCGACGATGCGGCACGCAACAGCAATATCAGTTTTACTTCGCTGGCCATACGCCTCAATATTGCACAGCGCCTGCACGAGTTTTAA
- a CDS encoding DUF3800 domain-containing protein has product MGTYHYHRFLDEAGDTTFFGKGKIPIIGQEGVSKVFILGMLHIKQDLQKVRQEIIILQQQIEQSRYYQSVPSVIKRVQQGGFYFHAKDDIPEIRKDFFDYILQLDISFQAVAARKIVSLFEKKHNGKEAEFYADLLSHLLKDKLQKQGRLVLNIAERGSSTHHANLEKGLQKAEERHKKKFPDKAKTTKVNFTVHKFRHEPLLAVADYLCWAIQRVFEKGEMRYYDYVLEKISLVVDLYDSTKYEKGGNYYTPKNPLTSANKIS; this is encoded by the coding sequence ATGGGAACATATCATTACCACCGATTTCTTGACGAAGCAGGCGATACTACGTTTTTTGGCAAAGGCAAAATCCCGATTATCGGTCAGGAAGGCGTAAGCAAGGTGTTTATTTTGGGAATGCTTCATATTAAGCAGGATTTACAAAAAGTACGGCAAGAAATCATTATACTGCAACAACAGATTGAGCAAAGCCGCTATTACCAAAGCGTACCAAGCGTCATCAAAAGAGTGCAACAAGGTGGCTTTTATTTTCATGCTAAAGACGATATTCCCGAAATCCGAAAAGATTTTTTTGATTACATCTTGCAATTGGACATTAGTTTTCAGGCAGTTGCAGCCCGAAAAATCGTTAGCCTATTTGAAAAAAAGCACAACGGGAAAGAAGCGGAATTTTATGCCGATTTGCTGTCTCATTTGCTGAAAGACAAATTGCAAAAACAAGGACGTTTAGTACTCAATATCGCTGAAAGGGGCAGCAGTACCCACCATGCCAACTTGGAAAAAGGTTTGCAAAAAGCCGAAGAACGACACAAGAAAAAATTTCCCGACAAGGCAAAAACAACAAAAGTTAACTTTACGGTACACAAATTCAGGCATGAACCCCTATTAGCTGTTGCGGATTACTTGTGTTGGGCAATTCAACGAGTATTTGAAAAAGGCGAAATGCGTTACTATGACTATGTGCTTGAAAAAATTTCGTTGGTTGTAGATTTATACGACAGTACCAAATATGAAAAGGGGGGCAACTACTACACGCCCAAAAATCCGCTGACATCAGCCAATAAAATAAGTTAG
- a CDS encoding lysylphosphatidylglycerol synthase transmembrane domain-containing protein, whose translation MQQDQEKILKSINPSKVILPILIGLGVAIYMFITNVDINAVRTHIQEANIVWILVAVLVLFIRDAGYVWRIRYLTNQELSWKSSIYTVLLWEFASAVTPSAVGGTAVAVFIINREGIKFGKSLAYVMLTALLDNSFFILAAPIALLLSQGDVFPVAAEGGIGLFGSGLRATFWISYALIAIYTSFFAWGLFFKPHGFRWLITRITSFGFLRRFRRSAKEIGDEVIIASEEMKGKDVRYWANAIVSTIFVWSARYLMVNCLLAAFASLTWENHLLVFARHIVMWVIMLISPTPGSSGTAELSFDFFFGQYIGGFGVALALFWRLYTYYPYLFVGVVILPRWLRRVLAR comes from the coding sequence ATGCAACAAGACCAGGAAAAAATCCTCAAATCCATTAACCCTTCCAAAGTTATTTTACCCATTCTTATTGGTTTGGGCGTGGCAATTTACATGTTCATTACCAATGTGGACATCAACGCCGTGCGCACGCATATACAGGAGGCAAATATTGTGTGGATTTTAGTGGCAGTGTTGGTGCTTTTCATCCGCGATGCGGGCTATGTCTGGCGGATTCGCTACCTGACCAATCAAGAGTTAAGCTGGAAATCGAGCATCTACACGGTTCTTTTGTGGGAGTTTGCCTCTGCCGTAACGCCATCGGCAGTAGGAGGAACGGCCGTTGCCGTGTTTATCATCAATCGTGAAGGCATCAAGTTCGGCAAGTCGCTGGCCTATGTAATGCTCACTGCGCTGTTAGATAACTCTTTCTTCATTTTGGCTGCACCCATTGCATTGCTGCTTTCACAAGGCGATGTGTTCCCCGTAGCAGCGGAAGGCGGCATCGGGTTGTTTGGCTCAGGTCTGCGCGCTACTTTCTGGATTAGCTATGCACTGATTGCTATTTACACCTCATTTTTTGCTTGGGGGCTGTTTTTTAAACCACACGGCTTCCGCTGGCTGATTACCCGCATTACCTCTTTCGGTTTCCTGCGGCGCTTTCGCCGTTCGGCCAAAGAAATCGGCGATGAAGTAATTATTGCTTCCGAAGAAATGAAAGGCAAAGATGTGCGCTATTGGGCTAATGCCATTGTATCAACCATTTTCGTATGGTCGGCGCGCTACCTGATGGTAAACTGCCTGCTGGCAGCATTCGCAAGCCTGACTTGGGAAAATCATCTGCTCGTATTTGCCCGCCATATCGTTATGTGGGTAATTATGCTCATTTCGCCTACGCCGGGCAGCAGCGGCACGGCAGAACTATCATTTGACTTTTTCTTTGGGCAATACATCGGCGGCTTTGGTGTAGCGCTGGCACTTTTCTGGCGACTCTATACCTACTACCCATACCTTTTTGTTGGTGTGGTTATTTTACCGCGCTGGCTTCGTCGGGTGCTGGCAAGATAG
- a CDS encoding GNAT family N-acetyltransferase, with the protein MQTIALIHIRRADAEDAALLAHAGRTSFYHAFADTSDAADMADYLEKAFNEAQVAAELADADNYFFIMETVQGEVAGYAKLIADKRHESLPEGGNWWKLQRFYLMPDFIGSGIAAILMDELKEFITAKGASGMWLATWTENKRAIRFYEKCGFTICGNDQFVMGKSITCDYVMRWGWGVS; encoded by the coding sequence ATGCAAACCATTGCCCTGATTCATATTCGCCGTGCCGATGCCGAAGATGCCGCCTTGTTGGCTCATGCAGGGCGCACTTCGTTTTACCATGCCTTTGCCGACACGAGCGATGCGGCAGACATGGCGGACTATTTGGAAAAAGCCTTCAATGAAGCGCAGGTAGCCGCCGAGCTTGCCGATGCGGATAATTATTTTTTCATCATGGAAACCGTGCAGGGCGAAGTTGCGGGCTATGCCAAGCTGATTGCCGACAAACGGCACGAATCGCTGCCCGAAGGCGGTAACTGGTGGAAATTACAGCGGTTTTACCTCATGCCCGACTTCATTGGTTCGGGCATTGCCGCCATCCTGATGGACGAACTCAAAGAGTTCATCACCGCCAAAGGAGCAAGTGGCATGTGGCTGGCAACTTGGACGGAAAACAAACGTGCCATTCGCTTTTATGAAAAGTGCGGCTTCACCATTTGCGGCAACGACCAATTCGTGATGGGCAAGAGCATCACCTGCGATTATGTGATGAGGTGGGGGTGGGGAGTTAGCTAA